In one window of Denticeps clupeoides chromosome 2, fDenClu1.1, whole genome shotgun sequence DNA:
- the LOC114778785 gene encoding protachykinin-1: protein MAVWKLAAVAGALFGIACSAQGLSFTVDKEHWISKNWQDDPLDDPLGGQVASLLKRSKARQFYGLMGKRSDTPQPVRVNRRRNKGGSFVGLMGRRSLSPDETSAAFESAEDSEKPDLQDLDKLVYY, encoded by the exons ATGGCGGTTTGGAAGTTGGCGGCGGTGGCCGGCGCCCTGTTCGGCATCGCCTGCAGCGCCCAGGGATTATCTTTCACCGTGGACAAGGAGCACTGGATCTCGAAAAACTGGCAG GACGATCCGCTGGACGACCCGCTGGGCGGCCAAGTGGCCAGTCTTTTAAAAAGGTCCAAAGCGCGCCAGTTCTATGGTCTGATGGGGAAACGTTCAG ATACTCCCCAGCCTGTACGAGTGAACCGGAGAA GGAATAAGGGGGGCAGTTTTGTGGGACTCATGGGTCGCAGATCTTTAAGCCCAG ATGAGACCAGCGCTGCCTTCGAATCAGCAGAAGATTCGGAGAAGCCAG ATCTTCAAGACTTGGATAAACTTGTGTATTATTAG
- the kat7b gene encoding histone acetyltransferase KAT7: MPRRKRTAGSSSDATGDSDDSVEQEKTDSSHSDGNSRANTRLTRASSLRLSQSSHEPPADVKHVVDRDESPPRTPTGNAASSESDIDVSSPNASHDESHARDPSQKDSASDPSHRPKRRRFHESYNFNMKCPTPGCNSLGHLTGKHERHFSISGCPLYHNLSADECKVKAVDRDKQEEERSQGQTEDHRHATRHQAPTPRQVRYKEKVVEMRKRRNSPLPREQKDKSMEHRQSHGTSREPLLDNVTSEYDLELFRKAQARASEDLEKLRLQGQITEGSNMIKTILFGRYELDTWYHSPYPEEYARLGRLYVCEFCLKYMKSQTILRRHMAKCVWKHPPGDEVYRKGAISVFEVDGKKNKIYCQNLCLLAKLFLDHKTLYYDVEPFLFYVMTEADNTGCHLVGYFSKEKNSFLNYNVSCILTMPQYMRQGYGKMLIDFSYLLSKVEEKVGSPERPLSDLGLISYRSYWKEVLLRYMYNFQGKEISIKEISQETAVNPVDIVSTLQSLQMLKYWKGKHLVLKRQDLIEEWKAKETKRGTSNKTIDPHSLKWTPPKGT, from the exons ATGCCGCGACGGAAG AGGACCGCGGGAAGCAGCTCGGACGCGACGGGAGACTCGGACGACTCTGTCGAGCAGGAGAAGACCGACAGCTCCCACAGCGACGGGAACAGCCGGGCCAATACGCGCCTGACCCGGGCGTCGTCGCTGCGCCTCAGCCAGAGCTCTCACG AGCCCCCGGCGGATGTGAAGCACGTAGTGGACCGCGACGAGTCTCCGCCCAGGACACCGACGGGCAACGCTGCATCTTCGGAGTCTGATATTGACGTCTCCAGTCCCAACGCATCCCACGACGAAAGCCACGCCAGGGACCCTTCCCAGAAGGACTCAGCCAGTGACCCCTCGCACAGGCCCAAGCGACGCCGCTTCCACGAAAGCTACAATTTTAACATGAAGTGTCCCACGCCTGGGTGCAACTCTTTGg GCCACCTCACCGGAAAGCACGAAAGACATTTCTCGATATCAGGATGCCCCCTCTATCACAATCTGTCAGCGGATGAGTGCAAG GTGAAGGCGGTTGATCGTGACaagcaggaagaggagagaagccAGGGTCAGACAGAAGACCACAGACACGCTACACGCCACCAG GCACCTACGCCAAGGCAGGTGAGGTACAAAGAGAAGGTTGtggagatgaggaagaggagaaacTCTCCCCTCCCAAGGGAGCAGAAGGACAAAAGCATG GAGCATCGGCAGTCCCACGGCACCAGCCGAGAGCCCCTGCTGGATAACGTCACCAGTGAATATGACCTGGAGCTCTTCAGGAAAGCGCAGGCGCGTGCGTCAGAGGATCTG GAGAAGTTGCGTCTGCAGGGCCAAATCACCGAGGGCAGCAACATGATCAAGACCATCCTGTTCGGCCGCTACGAACTGGACACTTGGTACCACTCGCCGTACCCGGAGGAGTACGCTCGGCTGGGCCGCCTGTACGTCTGCGAGTTCTGCCTGAAGTACATGAAGAGTCAGACCATCCTCCGTCGGCACATG GCTAAATGTGTTTGGAAGCACCCCCCGGGTGATGAGGTCTACAGGAAAGGCGCCATCTCTGTGTTTGAGGTCGACGGGAAGAAAAACAAG ATCTACTGCCAGAACCTCTGCCTCCTGGCCAAGCTGTTCCTGGACCACAAGACCCTGTACTACGACGTGGAGCCGTTCCTCTTCTACGTCATGACCGAAGCGGACAACACTGGCTGCCACCTTGTGGGATATTTCTCCAAG GAGAAGAACTCCTTCTTGAACTACAACGTGTCCTGCATCCTGACAATGCCCCAGTACATGAGACAGGGCTACGGGAAGATGCTCATTGATTTCA GTTACCTGCTCTCCAAGGTGGAAGAGAAGGTCGGGTCGCCTGAGCGGCCTCTTTCTGATCTGGGCCTGATCAGTTACCGGAGCTACTGGAAGGAGGTGCTGCTGCGTTATATGTACAACTTCCAGGGCAAAGAGATCTCCATTAAAG AGATCAGCCAGGAGACGGCTGTGAACCCCGTGGACATTGTGAGCACCCTGCAGTCTTTGCAGATGCTGAAGTACTGGAAGGGGAAGCACCTGGTCCTTAAACGACAA GACCTGATTGAGGAATGGAAAGCAAAAGAGACAAAGAGAGGAACCAGCAACAAGACCATCGACCCCCATTCTTTAAAATGGACCCCACCCAAAGGAACAtaa